In Synechococcus sp. A18-25c, a single window of DNA contains:
- a CDS encoding secondary thiamine-phosphate synthase enzyme YjbQ, whose translation MALDQLLTQLEVCTDGPGFTPLNHQLNQLISDAGLGHGVIHLTCLHTSCSLTINENADPRVLKDLAAWMDAVVPQDGSGPTDPDGRRRRYLHDDEGDDDMPAHIRTALTTQTMSLSVVEGRLLLGTWQAIYLWEHRASPHRRRLSCHLIGDLDGDTTPAEPSAVAMRSNTAAMLQRRNASKLNDLVQARHVPEAWAEDGGIDTDVDLLIDRLHEISDQPQ comes from the coding sequence ATGGCGCTGGATCAGCTGCTCACGCAACTGGAGGTCTGCACCGACGGCCCAGGATTCACACCACTCAATCATCAACTCAACCAGCTGATCAGCGATGCAGGATTGGGGCATGGCGTGATCCATCTCACTTGCCTGCACACCAGCTGCAGCCTCACGATCAACGAGAACGCCGACCCAAGGGTGCTGAAGGATCTGGCGGCATGGATGGACGCTGTCGTTCCACAGGATGGTTCCGGCCCTACGGATCCGGATGGGCGACGACGACGCTACTTGCATGATGACGAAGGTGATGACGACATGCCGGCTCATATCCGCACGGCTCTCACCACACAAACGATGAGCTTGAGTGTGGTGGAAGGACGACTGCTGCTGGGCACGTGGCAAGCGATTTACTTGTGGGAGCACCGTGCATCCCCCCATCGGCGGCGTCTGTCCTGTCATCTGATCGGTGACCTCGATGGCGACACCACGCCGGCAGAGCCGAGCGCAGTGGCCATGCGAAGCAACACAGCCGCAATGCTGCAACGCCGAAATGCGTCCAAACTCAACGACCTGGTGCAGGCACGCCATGTGCCTGAAGCCTGGGCGGAAGACGGCGGCATCGACACGGATGTCGACCTGCTGATCGACCGCCTGCATGAGATTTCTGATCAGCCGCAGTAA
- a CDS encoding DMT family transporter: MTGLIAGLVAALAWTLASSLWRSLSTSLNAIQLNGLKNALASLVLLPVLITLPWVQQSQALFWLLISGGLGIALGDSLYLAALRRLGTRRTLTMESLSPLIAASSGWLTLGEQLPAGAWGGALLVTASVMIVALQQPPETTVQRDRQSRVQRQGVLMALLAVACSVAGAGVSRSVLISADLTPLQSAACRLLGGLALLLPWMRIRWRRMTMPWPQPHPRKRRWPTVLMATLLGTVLGILLQQIALQKLPLGIATTVLSTAPVMAILVARAEQDRLGWKGLMASLLAVSGVALAVLS; encoded by the coding sequence TTGACCGGATTGATCGCCGGCCTGGTTGCGGCCCTGGCCTGGACCCTGGCCAGCAGCCTCTGGCGCAGTCTGTCCACGTCGTTGAACGCCATTCAACTGAATGGTCTGAAAAATGCTTTAGCCAGCCTGGTGCTGCTCCCGGTGTTGATCACACTGCCTTGGGTGCAGCAGTCCCAGGCACTGTTCTGGCTTCTGATCAGTGGAGGGTTGGGGATCGCCTTGGGAGACAGCCTGTATCTCGCCGCACTGAGGCGTCTTGGCACCCGCCGCACGCTGACGATGGAATCCCTGTCGCCCCTCATTGCAGCGAGCAGCGGTTGGTTGACCCTGGGAGAACAACTTCCGGCAGGAGCTTGGGGTGGCGCTCTGTTGGTCACGGCATCCGTGATGATCGTCGCCCTGCAGCAACCGCCTGAAACCACCGTCCAACGCGACCGCCAGAGCAGAGTTCAACGTCAGGGCGTTCTGATGGCACTGCTAGCGGTGGCCTGCAGCGTGGCCGGTGCCGGCGTCTCGCGCAGCGTGCTGATCAGTGCCGATCTAACCCCGCTGCAGAGTGCCGCCTGTCGGCTGCTGGGGGGGTTGGCATTGCTTTTGCCATGGATGCGCATCCGATGGCGACGCATGACGATGCCTTGGCCACAGCCGCATCCCCGCAAACGGCGTTGGCCGACTGTGCTGATGGCCACCCTGCTGGGCACGGTGCTGGGCATTTTGCTTCAGCAAATTGCGCTGCAGAAGCTGCCTCTGGGGATTGCGACCACCGTGCTGAGTACAGCGCCAGTCATGGCGATTCTGGTCGCCCGCGCCGAGCAAGACCGCCTCGGCTGGAAGGGTCTGATGGCCTCTCTGCTGGCAGTCAGCGGCGTAGCACTGGCCGTGCTGAGTTGA
- a CDS encoding Nif11-like leader peptide family natural product precursor, with protein sequence MSLEQLKAFLAKIKVDTSLQEKLKAAKSSDEIVCIAKEHGHEFTADRITELNMDELEGLSGGGGTNAKYNGACGATHGFGIFCRG encoded by the coding sequence ATGTCCCTAGAGCAACTCAAGGCGTTCCTCGCCAAGATCAAAGTTGATACCAGTCTTCAGGAGAAACTAAAAGCAGCCAAGTCGTCTGATGAAATTGTTTGCATTGCCAAAGAACATGGTCATGAGTTCACCGCCGACAGAATTACTGAACTCAACATGGATGAGCTAGAAGGCTTGAGCGGAGGAGGCGGTACCAATGCAAAATACAATGGGGCCTGTGGAGCGACCCATGGTTTTGGAATCTTTTGCCGAGGGTGA
- a CDS encoding MIP/aquaporin family protein — protein MTEDLKAYASEFFGTAILMIAGISAVSLNFGEQAYLASLIPNETVRLALAGAGFGLGVVVVVYSALGQTSGGHLNPALTIAFWMQGKIETKKLAPYIASQCLGSLAGTWIVAMMLPTLSSSVGHGVTSVAEGISSGVAILLEALLVMILIIMIFWMTACHDRSRYTGLAVLIYLMIFVPLVAPLTGTSVNPARSIGPAVYSGNYTNLFVYLVGPLTGAVAGTLIARHILHHQPKCKRVCGLPKSKMLNGECID, from the coding sequence ATGACTGAGGACCTTAAGGCATACGCGTCTGAGTTTTTCGGTACTGCAATCTTGATGATTGCTGGGATTTCAGCGGTCAGTCTTAATTTTGGAGAGCAGGCATATCTCGCTTCATTAATCCCCAATGAAACAGTTCGCCTTGCATTGGCGGGTGCTGGCTTTGGCCTCGGTGTTGTGGTTGTTGTTTACTCTGCACTTGGCCAAACCAGTGGTGGACATTTAAATCCAGCTCTAACGATTGCATTTTGGATGCAAGGAAAAATAGAAACAAAAAAGCTGGCTCCTTATATCGCAAGTCAATGCTTGGGTTCTTTGGCTGGGACGTGGATTGTCGCCATGATGTTGCCAACTTTGTCATCATCAGTCGGCCATGGAGTGACTAGTGTTGCCGAAGGTATTTCGTCTGGTGTTGCGATTCTCCTTGAAGCTTTGCTAGTCATGATCTTGATCATCATGATTTTCTGGATGACGGCTTGTCATGACAGATCTCGATACACCGGTTTGGCAGTGTTGATTTATTTAATGATCTTTGTTCCGTTGGTGGCGCCTCTAACAGGTACAAGCGTTAATCCTGCTCGCAGCATCGGACCTGCGGTCTACTCTGGTAATTACACGAATTTATTTGTTTATCTTGTTGGTCCCTTGACGGGAGCTGTTGCAGGCACGCTGATCGCAAGACACATCCTTCACCACCAACCAAAATGTAAGCGCGTGTGTGGATTGCCAAAGTCTAAAATGTTAAATGGAGAATGTATTGATTGA
- a CDS encoding Nif11-like leader peptide family natural product precursor, translating into MSEEQLKAFIAKAKNDQSIQEKLKAAKSPEDVVGIAKEHGHEFTADKINQLSNEELEGVAGGGTCLTKWQQGLQSCLGM; encoded by the coding sequence ATGTCAGAAGAACAGCTCAAGGCTTTTATCGCCAAAGCGAAGAATGATCAGTCCATTCAGGAGAAACTCAAAGCAGCGAAATCACCCGAAGATGTTGTAGGCATCGCTAAAGAACATGGTCATGAATTCACCGCTGATAAGATCAACCAGCTCAGTAATGAAGAGCTGGAAGGCGTGGCTGGGGGCGGAACGTGTCTGACGAAGTGGCAGCAGGGGCTTCAATCCTGTCTAGGAATGTAA
- a CDS encoding TolC family protein — translation MPVKRVALLPLVLALLTGFLTPLRAEPHALDQRDPRANEQKADALVDKLQQLRDRVDASSRKVSLEEAIELGLRNNPDLVAAFRTIQDYEWQLIAAQRQWYPTLELSNGSPFVGLNANTYIQRFYNSQQEQVISTLGSAPNAPSQVKQFTTTAVLQPGATASWSFIDPTRQPNINAASEALRQQKLLFDVSARNLILQIQTAYYTLQSTRQLITDFQQIYDINRRQMEVIRARYGIQLATVLDLAQTESQLFNQLNQLVSFTQSYITEAAQLARQLGLPDDSLVLPAEKAKLYNSWMVPLPETIARATRLREEILASLAAAESAQWSGIAQMNQYLPVFQVVGTGSLRLESGVINGVPGRDTTFAQSGLKTWNGAVGIGFNWTLFDGGIDAAQAQSEYAQAEQKRSVAESNRLQTVQQIRSSYGDYEASQVAVDSARMAYQAALTAQEAARARFDIGVGDITTIVQTIEQWGTSSQQLSQATLAYNKAVAELYRFSATWPGDSGALVREQEQRLR, via the coding sequence ATGCCGGTGAAGCGTGTGGCTCTGCTTCCTTTGGTGCTCGCCTTGCTTACAGGCTTTTTGACGCCTCTGAGAGCGGAGCCGCATGCGTTGGATCAGCGAGACCCTCGAGCAAACGAGCAGAAGGCTGATGCCTTAGTCGACAAGCTTCAGCAACTGCGGGATCGCGTTGATGCCTCCTCAAGGAAGGTCTCCCTTGAGGAGGCGATTGAGCTGGGACTGCGCAATAACCCTGATCTTGTCGCTGCATTTCGCACGATTCAGGACTACGAGTGGCAACTGATCGCCGCGCAACGTCAGTGGTATCCCACGCTTGAGCTCTCCAATGGCTCGCCATTCGTTGGTTTAAACGCGAATACCTACATCCAGCGTTTCTACAACTCACAACAGGAGCAGGTGATCTCGACTCTCGGTAGTGCTCCGAACGCACCAAGCCAGGTGAAGCAATTCACCACCACGGCCGTTTTGCAGCCGGGTGCGACCGCGTCCTGGAGCTTCATCGATCCCACGCGGCAGCCCAATATCAATGCCGCTTCAGAGGCACTGCGTCAACAGAAGCTGTTGTTTGATGTCAGCGCCAGAAATCTGATCCTGCAGATCCAGACTGCTTATTACACCCTGCAGAGTACCCGTCAGCTCATTACTGATTTCCAGCAGATTTACGACATCAACCGTCGCCAGATGGAGGTGATCAGAGCCCGTTATGGAATTCAATTGGCCACCGTTTTGGATCTGGCCCAGACGGAGTCCCAGCTGTTTAATCAACTCAATCAGCTGGTTTCGTTCACGCAGTCGTACATCACAGAAGCCGCTCAATTGGCCCGCCAGCTCGGGTTGCCGGACGACAGCTTGGTGTTGCCCGCGGAGAAGGCCAAGCTTTACAACAGCTGGATGGTTCCACTCCCGGAAACCATTGCCCGTGCCACGCGGCTGCGTGAGGAGATCCTCGCCAGCCTTGCTGCTGCGGAGTCGGCGCAGTGGAGTGGGATCGCGCAAATGAATCAATACCTTCCCGTCTTTCAGGTGGTGGGCACGGGAAGCCTTCGGCTGGAGAGTGGTGTGATCAATGGGGTCCCTGGTCGTGACACCACGTTTGCTCAGTCGGGGTTGAAAACATGGAATGGTGCTGTTGGCATCGGCTTCAACTGGACATTGTTCGATGGCGGCATTGATGCAGCCCAGGCCCAATCCGAATACGCTCAAGCTGAGCAGAAGCGATCCGTGGCTGAGTCAAATCGTCTGCAGACCGTTCAGCAAATCCGTTCCAGTTACGGCGACTATGAGGCGTCTCAGGTGGCTGTTGACAGTGCACGGATGGCGTATCAAGCAGCTCTGACGGCACAAGAGGCTGCACGTGCACGCTTTGACATCGGTGTTGGTGACATCACCACCATCGTGCAAACAATTGAACAGTGGGGAACGTCATCGCAGCAACTTTCACAGGCAACCCTGGCTTACAACAAGGCCGTCGCCGAGTTGTACCGCTTCTCGGCGACCTGGCCTGGAGACAGTGGTGCGTTGGTGCGTGAACAAGAGCAGCGGTTGCGATGA
- a CDS encoding Nif11-like leader peptide family natural product precursor — protein sequence MSEEQLKAFLEKVKGDTSLQDRLNAAKSAEDVVSIGEGHGHEFGTEHISRLSEKELGGVSGGTTMTIVTPVIAASNALKAAGRNCSPSALIK from the coding sequence TTGTCAGAAGAGCAACTCAAAGCGTTCCTTGAGAAGGTCAAAGGCGACACCAGCCTTCAAGACCGACTTAACGCAGCTAAGTCAGCAGAGGATGTGGTGTCTATTGGTGAGGGGCACGGTCACGAATTTGGAACCGAGCACATCAGCCGACTCAGTGAAAAGGAGCTTGGAGGTGTATCAGGCGGCACTACGATGACAATTGTTACTCCAGTCATTGCTGCAAGCAATGCATTGAAAGCCGCTGGCAGAAATTGCTCACCTTCAGCCTTAATCAAATAA
- a CDS encoding ATP-binding cassette domain-containing protein, producing MASATSRRVKATTVLQYEAAECGAASLATILRYHGRIVPLTELRRACGINRDGSNAQRVLVAARQYGLQTKAYRCSGEQLMLQGQFPCVIFWGFNHFLVVEGFDQTHAFLSDPAQGRVRVLMEEFLDHFTGVVLEFSPGSDFHRGGQDRSPLWMLPGLLFPYRNQLLRLMVVASALLVPNLLVAGLTASFITDFLQEERLYFGIPIVWLLAFSCLMWLILMAVQFVVLRRLELLLSKKLTAELFEKLFSVPWAFFQVRMAGELSSRMLLGMQTTQVVVAQLLRFLVSTWAALLLLVVSCLISFWLTMLVAVVLALNLLLNWWLTAQRYDANRKLAIEQGKAQGRALQGINTIETLKASGLEFDFLSQWQGNFGSVVEQNQLLGAQLAWSSISASTATLLLSALVITLGGVLIIQGRMSLGLLVSFQFLQAQLIAPISTLPQLSSTLQRLIGDLGRLVDLTSTADDPHVRSFQSARLGLESTLDHDQRLQGRITLKGVSYGFNAIDPPFLPSLDLDVPAGSRLALVGGSGSGKTTLIRMLAGLLDPLDGQILFDGKTWEQLDDQLVRGSIAYVPQQVFVFNASIADNITLWNPEYTDQDLQEAAADAQFLETVTGHPDAFQRQLRDNGSDLSGGERQRLEICRALIRRPSILLLDEATSSLDNLSQRRVLDAVQQRGITVVSVAHRLDAALASDQVLVLAKGQVIERGHPERLLEDPLSEFSKLVAAERRESMEVIP from the coding sequence ATGGCCAGTGCAACATCAAGACGGGTCAAGGCCACAACTGTTCTGCAATACGAGGCCGCCGAATGCGGAGCTGCCTCTTTGGCAACGATCCTTCGCTATCACGGCCGCATTGTGCCCTTGACGGAGCTGCGTCGTGCCTGTGGCATCAATCGCGACGGTTCGAATGCCCAGCGTGTCTTGGTAGCCGCCCGTCAATACGGGCTTCAAACCAAGGCCTATCGCTGCTCCGGTGAGCAGCTGATGCTTCAAGGTCAGTTTCCCTGCGTGATCTTCTGGGGTTTCAATCATTTCCTTGTGGTCGAGGGGTTCGACCAAACGCACGCGTTTCTGAGCGATCCAGCGCAAGGACGCGTGCGCGTTCTGATGGAGGAATTTCTCGATCATTTCACCGGCGTGGTGCTGGAGTTCTCACCAGGTTCGGATTTCCATCGAGGCGGTCAAGATCGCTCGCCGTTGTGGATGCTGCCCGGCCTGCTGTTTCCTTACCGCAACCAGCTGCTGCGATTGATGGTGGTGGCCTCGGCCCTCCTCGTGCCCAATCTGCTGGTGGCGGGTCTCACCGCATCCTTCATTACGGATTTCCTCCAGGAGGAGCGGCTCTATTTCGGGATTCCCATTGTGTGGCTGTTGGCCTTCAGTTGCTTGATGTGGCTGATCCTGATGGCAGTGCAGTTTGTGGTGCTGAGGCGCCTGGAGCTGCTGCTTTCCAAGAAGCTCACCGCTGAACTGTTTGAAAAGCTGTTCTCGGTGCCGTGGGCCTTTTTTCAGGTGCGCATGGCCGGCGAATTGTCGTCGCGGATGCTGCTCGGCATGCAAACCACCCAGGTGGTGGTGGCGCAGTTGCTGCGGTTCTTGGTGAGCACCTGGGCTGCGCTGTTGTTGTTGGTGGTGAGCTGCTTGATCTCGTTCTGGCTCACCATGTTGGTGGCGGTTGTTCTCGCCCTCAATCTGCTGCTCAACTGGTGGCTGACGGCTCAGCGTTACGACGCCAACCGTAAGCTCGCGATTGAACAGGGCAAAGCTCAGGGCCGAGCGCTGCAAGGTATCAACACGATTGAAACGCTGAAGGCGTCTGGACTTGAGTTTGATTTCCTCAGCCAGTGGCAGGGCAATTTCGGTTCGGTCGTCGAGCAAAACCAGTTGCTTGGCGCGCAGCTCGCCTGGTCAAGCATCAGTGCTAGTACCGCCACCCTGTTGCTGTCGGCCCTGGTGATCACATTGGGCGGGGTGCTGATCATCCAGGGACGCATGTCCCTTGGCCTGTTGGTGTCGTTTCAGTTCCTGCAGGCACAGTTGATTGCTCCGATTTCCACCTTGCCGCAGTTGAGCTCCACGCTTCAGCGACTGATCGGTGATCTTGGCCGCCTGGTGGATCTCACGTCCACAGCCGATGACCCCCATGTGCGCAGCTTCCAATCAGCGCGTTTAGGTCTTGAGTCAACGCTTGATCACGATCAACGTCTTCAGGGTCGGATCACGCTCAAAGGTGTGAGCTATGGATTCAATGCGATTGATCCGCCCTTCCTCCCATCACTGGATCTCGATGTTCCTGCGGGGTCACGCCTGGCCCTTGTGGGAGGAAGTGGATCCGGCAAGACCACCTTGATCCGGATGCTTGCCGGGCTCTTGGACCCGTTGGACGGTCAAATTCTGTTCGATGGCAAGACGTGGGAACAGTTGGATGATCAGCTCGTGCGGGGCAGCATCGCCTACGTGCCTCAACAGGTGTTCGTGTTTAACGCCTCCATTGCCGACAACATCACGCTTTGGAACCCCGAGTACACCGATCAAGATCTGCAAGAAGCCGCGGCTGATGCCCAGTTCCTGGAGACCGTGACTGGTCATCCCGATGCCTTTCAGCGGCAGTTGCGCGACAACGGTAGTGATCTCAGTGGTGGCGAACGGCAGCGCCTGGAAATCTGCCGGGCCTTGATCCGCCGACCTTCGATCCTGTTGCTCGACGAAGCCACCAGTTCCCTCGACAACCTCAGTCAGCGACGGGTTCTTGATGCCGTTCAGCAGCGGGGGATCACGGTGGTGAGCGTTGCGCACAGGCTTGATGCTGCTCTGGCCAGTGACCAGGTGCTTGTTCTGGCCAAGGGCCAGGTGATCGAGCGTGGTCATCCTGAGCGGCTTCTGGAGGATCCTCTGAGTGAATTTTCAAAACTCGTGGCTGCCGAACGTCGCGAGTCAATGGAGGTGATTCCATGA
- a CDS encoding cobyric acid synthase, protein MSSPSPAPLMVLGTSSGAGKSLMTAALCRVLRRRGERPLPFKGQNMSNNAWVDQGGGEMAYSQALQAWAAELEPDHAMNPVLLKPQGDSTSEVIHLGASVGQCRAEHYYRDWFRPGWVAIREGLRTLQEAHPGGRLVLEGAGSPVEVNLQARDLTNLRLAQYLRAHCLLVADIERGGVFAQIVGTLQLLRPVERPLIRGLLINRFRGRRELFDEGRRWLEANTGVPVVGVMPWLDELFPPEDSLDLLERRGRKRAAELDIAVLKLPSLSNFSDLDPLEAEPTVQLRWVSPGDSLGTPDAVVIPGSKQTLRDLASLRRTGLDAALVDFAMQGGEVFGICGGMQMMGESLQDPDGLEGEPHSNTPSGHEPGLALLPIRTVFGGAKALRQRQSPALWPPQMPPLRLEGFELHRGLTDVCGDCTPLCGDEELGWIKHHNGQAGAAAGTYLHGIFDNGAWRRRWLNRLRRRRDLPELNEDQPHHSRQREALLDRLADAFEQHVNLDPLL, encoded by the coding sequence ATGAGCAGCCCCTCGCCAGCCCCCCTGATGGTGCTTGGCACCAGCAGCGGTGCCGGCAAATCGTTGATGACAGCTGCCCTGTGTCGCGTGCTCAGGCGGCGCGGTGAACGTCCGCTGCCCTTCAAGGGCCAGAACATGAGCAACAACGCCTGGGTGGACCAAGGCGGTGGCGAAATGGCCTATTCCCAAGCACTCCAGGCCTGGGCCGCTGAGCTGGAACCCGATCATGCAATGAATCCCGTGTTGCTCAAACCGCAGGGCGACTCGACCAGTGAAGTCATTCACCTTGGGGCTTCGGTCGGGCAGTGCCGTGCTGAGCACTACTACCGCGACTGGTTTCGCCCAGGCTGGGTTGCGATTCGCGAGGGTCTGAGAACGCTTCAGGAGGCGCATCCAGGCGGACGCCTGGTGTTGGAGGGAGCTGGTAGTCCGGTGGAGGTGAACCTGCAGGCACGCGACCTGACCAATCTCCGCCTGGCGCAGTACCTCCGAGCCCATTGCCTGCTGGTGGCTGACATCGAACGGGGGGGCGTGTTCGCCCAGATTGTGGGAACGCTGCAGCTTCTGAGGCCAGTGGAACGACCTCTGATCCGCGGGCTTTTGATCAATCGTTTTCGTGGCCGCCGGGAGCTCTTCGACGAAGGCCGCCGCTGGCTGGAAGCCAACACTGGCGTGCCGGTGGTGGGCGTGATGCCATGGCTCGATGAGCTGTTTCCCCCCGAAGATTCGCTTGATCTCCTGGAACGCCGCGGACGCAAACGCGCCGCTGAGCTGGACATCGCCGTGCTCAAGCTGCCATCACTGAGCAACTTTTCCGACCTGGACCCCCTAGAGGCGGAGCCGACGGTTCAACTGCGTTGGGTCTCCCCTGGGGACTCGCTTGGCACCCCCGACGCGGTGGTCATTCCAGGCAGCAAACAGACCTTGCGGGATCTAGCCAGCTTGCGCCGTACCGGCCTCGATGCCGCGTTGGTTGATTTCGCCATGCAGGGAGGAGAGGTGTTCGGTATTTGCGGCGGCATGCAGATGATGGGCGAATCTCTGCAGGATCCGGACGGGCTTGAGGGCGAGCCTCACAGCAACACGCCCAGCGGCCACGAACCAGGATTAGCGCTGCTGCCCATTCGGACCGTGTTCGGCGGAGCCAAAGCGCTGCGACAACGTCAGAGCCCTGCACTTTGGCCACCGCAGATGCCGCCGCTCCGATTGGAGGGATTCGAACTGCACCGGGGACTGACCGACGTCTGTGGTGACTGCACACCACTTTGCGGCGACGAAGAACTCGGGTGGATCAAGCACCACAACGGCCAGGCTGGAGCCGCCGCAGGAACGTACCTACACGGAATCTTCGACAACGGTGCCTGGCGTCGTCGCTGGCTGAACCGGTTGCGACGTCGACGCGATCTGCCCGAACTGAACGAGGATCAACCCCATCACAGCCGACAGCGTGAGGCACTGCTCGATCGTCTCGCCGATGCGTTCGAGCAGCATGTGAATCTGGACCCATTGCTGTAA
- a CDS encoding 2Fe-2S iron-sulfur cluster binding domain-containing protein, which produces MSARPPKVEIHWPNGRRSVCCQGEDWLQAAQQAGMHIPTGCLGGSCGACEIEVNGTVVRSCISTVPAPASGQLRVELATDPYW; this is translated from the coding sequence TTGAGCGCCAGGCCCCCAAAGGTGGAGATTCACTGGCCGAATGGCCGTCGCAGCGTCTGCTGCCAAGGAGAGGACTGGCTTCAGGCGGCGCAACAGGCGGGGATGCACATCCCAACCGGGTGCCTTGGTGGCAGCTGCGGTGCCTGCGAGATCGAAGTGAACGGAACCGTGGTGAGGTCCTGCATCAGCACCGTGCCTGCGCCAGCATCAGGCCAGCTGAGGGTGGAGTTGGCCACCGACCCCTACTGGTGA
- a CDS encoding chloride channel protein — protein MITSSTSKPRSLLWWSLRALLAGAAGGAMAAVVVSLALTVQHWIWGAAVLRGLPSERPLLWCLLWAGGIGLMLSLLQRQQLDRGLPEMKETLAQLRAPEGLNTHNGLTQLLGGALALAGGGTLGPEALMTRLVAVGSHQIWKGADRTLVAAAMAGSLGLFHSPLVGGAALAGKKWQLIWRWLPGTIGGVAGFVAFHGLNDFGGGMRGVPYLWPTGQEQRLGAMVAAVLAGLVGWLAGQMMRRWRQWLRQFHLLERFWWTPIATGLVVGLCLWGLPLAAFSGENQLKPLVLGAWTLSTEMLVLSAIGKLLMVGLCLETGWRGGQFFPVILASSALGMGLHQWIPWIGGLDSWSAGVVGGSLSVLLSSPLLGLVLGLTLLQGHGAGALVIGLLVGQLLQRVH, from the coding sequence GTGATCACCTCCTCCACATCAAAGCCGCGTTCTCTCCTGTGGTGGAGTCTGCGCGCCCTGCTGGCCGGCGCTGCAGGAGGGGCGATGGCCGCCGTGGTGGTGAGCCTGGCCCTCACCGTGCAGCATTGGATCTGGGGTGCTGCTGTGCTGCGAGGTCTCCCCAGTGAGCGTCCGTTGCTCTGGTGCCTGCTTTGGGCGGGCGGGATCGGCCTGATGCTGAGCCTTTTGCAACGGCAACAGCTGGACCGCGGCTTGCCTGAAATGAAAGAGACCCTGGCCCAGTTGCGAGCACCTGAAGGACTGAACACGCACAACGGACTCACCCAACTGCTTGGAGGAGCGCTGGCGCTCGCAGGTGGCGGCACTCTGGGCCCGGAAGCACTGATGACCCGTCTGGTGGCCGTGGGCAGCCACCAGATCTGGAAGGGTGCCGATCGCACTCTGGTGGCAGCCGCGATGGCGGGCTCTCTGGGCCTGTTCCACTCACCCCTGGTGGGAGGAGCCGCCCTGGCCGGAAAGAAATGGCAGCTGATCTGGCGCTGGCTGCCGGGCACAATCGGCGGCGTTGCCGGTTTCGTGGCCTTTCACGGTCTGAATGATTTCGGCGGTGGCATGCGCGGTGTTCCCTACCTCTGGCCCACCGGCCAGGAGCAACGCCTTGGTGCCATGGTCGCTGCCGTGCTGGCTGGCCTGGTGGGCTGGCTTGCGGGCCAGATGATGCGGCGCTGGCGTCAGTGGCTGCGCCAGTTCCACTTGCTAGAGCGGTTCTGGTGGACTCCGATCGCCACCGGCCTGGTCGTGGGACTCTGCCTTTGGGGGCTGCCCTTGGCGGCCTTCTCTGGCGAAAACCAACTGAAACCGCTCGTGCTCGGCGCCTGGACGCTGAGCACGGAAATGCTGGTGCTCTCAGCCATCGGCAAGTTGCTGATGGTGGGGCTGTGCCTCGAGACCGGATGGCGTGGCGGGCAGTTTTTTCCAGTGATCCTGGCCAGCAGCGCCCTGGGCATGGGGCTGCACCAATGGATTCCCTGGATTGGCGGTCTCGACAGTTGGAGCGCAGGGGTGGTCGGGGGCAGCCTCTCGGTTCTGCTGTCCTCTCCTTTGCTGGGACTGGTTCTAGGTCTAACCCTGCTGCAAGGCCACGGTGCCGGAGCGCTGGTCATCGGGCTCTTGGTGGGACAACTGCTGCAGCGCGTCCATTGA
- a CDS encoding MBL fold metallo-hydrolase, translating into MSDQATYYGANGWLLELGDRRILVDPWLTGPLVFPPGAWLLKGELPQDQPVPEELDLILLTQGLPDHSHPETLRMLDKTVPVLGSPAAGKVVQRLGFERINTLRPGETHCIGDLSVRATAGAAVPMVENGYLLDWPGGSLYLEPHGVLDPELLSRRVDTVITPVVDLGLPLVGSFITGATVMPELIKRFQPKTVLASTTGGDVRFSGLISRLLDGGDAAQSAPQPANDSGFVTPRVGKPIPLSSEQR; encoded by the coding sequence ATGTCCGATCAAGCCACGTACTACGGCGCCAACGGGTGGTTGTTGGAGTTGGGTGATCGACGCATCCTCGTCGACCCATGGTTGACCGGTCCATTGGTGTTTCCACCGGGCGCTTGGCTGCTGAAAGGAGAACTGCCCCAGGATCAACCCGTCCCTGAGGAGCTCGATCTGATCCTGCTCACTCAAGGGCTACCGGACCACAGCCACCCCGAAACCCTGCGGATGCTGGACAAAACAGTGCCCGTTCTGGGCTCCCCTGCTGCAGGGAAGGTCGTGCAGCGATTGGGCTTCGAACGCATCAACACCCTTCGCCCCGGTGAGACCCACTGCATCGGTGATCTCAGCGTGCGCGCCACCGCTGGCGCGGCCGTTCCAATGGTGGAAAACGGATACCTCTTGGATTGGCCCGGAGGCTCGCTCTACCTGGAGCCCCATGGGGTGCTCGATCCTGAACTGCTGTCGCGCAGGGTCGACACCGTGATCACGCCGGTGGTCGACCTTGGTTTGCCGCTCGTTGGATCGTTCATCACGGGTGCCACGGTGATGCCTGAGCTGATCAAGCGATTTCAACCCAAAACCGTGTTGGCTAGCACCACCGGTGGGGATGTGCGCTTTAGTGGTTTGATCAGTCGTCTCCTCGATGGAGGCGATGCGGCACAATCCGCACCCCAGCCAGCGAATGACTCGGGTTTTGTAACCCCCAGGGTGGGGAAACCAATCCCATTGTCCTCCGAACAGCGCTAG